Genomic window (Branchiostoma lanceolatum isolate klBraLanc5 chromosome 13, klBraLanc5.hap2, whole genome shotgun sequence):
TTATTTTTGGTACTTGACCCATTGTTGGACAGTACAAACACACAGGACATATAAGAAGCCATAAACAAAAAAAGGTGTTACTGAAATTTAAATTGGAACTATTTATGTTTTGACTTTTGGTGTTATGCAATCTTTAAAAGGAGTAACACTGGGACAGTTAAAAAGTTgaatgggcgtcagaaggatgacggctgagacacaacgagttaccggtttcgaccttttattcaaaagtcttcatcagaatgacaaagaGTGGTACCGCACTTCCTTTTAGAGCCTCTAGTTCAAGTCAGGTCAGGGCATTCTACTCCCTGCTTTAAACAGTTAAAAAGTGTCAGTCATAtgataacaacaaaacatagcatctttttcttctcattctttttctttcttatatTTTTTCATAGTAAATGCATGACATTCACCTTGAATGTTGAATCCCTGCAAGTTTGTACACATCAACAAAATGAGTTAGATCCAGTGTTCCCAACTCCTTAGAGACTACATGACCAGCACGTTTGGGTACAAGTGTATTGTCATTTTAATCAATTAAGCTGTAGTTCTATATTGCATTACTCTATCAATCCGTTATAAGTAACACATCTCTTAATGATTAAAATTTTTATTTTGATCAATCAgacgaaaaaaatgtattttgcagcTGCATTGCTGTATTGAGTATCCAAATGTATTCCATCTATCATCAGTAACGCAATTAAGTTCTGAATTGAATAACTTTTTTAATCTATTAAAACTCATTTCACAAACCCATGAAAACAGTTGATAttattgtacatacatgaaATAACAATGACAGATATTTGTTGGTCACAATGGGACAGAATGTTTCTGTATATGTCACTAGTATGACTCAAACTGTATTGTTGTAATGTGCCAAAATactatgtgtgtatatacaaatatatatatatatatatattctttacatgtacatgataaccAGATGGTGATTTTACagaataaatgtacatgttcttcATGTTGACATATATTTTGGCTCAGGCGTATTGATTTtataagttgtattgtatattCTTAATTGTTCTGTATTGAATAGCTGGTGTCCCTATCCCGATTGCtaaatgacacaccaacaagactggtgccctgtacctgaatgacacaccaacaagactggtgcccctgtccctggtgctgaatgacacgccaacaagactggtgcccctgtccctggtgctgaatgacacactgACAAGACtagtgcccctgtccctggtgttgaatgACACCCCAACAAGACTGgtacccctgtccctggtgctgaatgacaaaCCAACAAGAcaggtgcccctgtccctggtgctgaatgacacaccaacaagactggtgcccctgtcctttgtgctgaacgacacaccaacaagacagGTGATCTttttaccccaacatctgcttggagatttcaaCTAGCATACTTCTTTGGAACAGCGATGACAGCTACACATTTCCTCACCCAGTCCTCTGATGTCATAGTGGACAACATGAACCTACAAGCAAGCAAAATCATTAAATCAGGATGGTAGAAATTGGTCTGGTACTTTTGTATATCTAATGAAATTCTATATGAATTTTCAACACTTAACTCGCTTGAATTTCTTGATCAATATTTCAAACTTCCTGATTTTTTATGATAAAAAACCTTGTACTCCTCTCTCATATTCATCATTTGCAGTTACAgctcataatacatgtattgagaAAATTCATAGGGAGAAAAGTCTATTCTTCAAATTTATGTTCCATTGCTTGCTCATCAATTCCCTTTTCTTGCCAAAAAGATCATGTGTATATCAAATgaggaaatgttttttttttgacaacttCTATATTTCAATGAAAGTTTCACTTTTCTCTTGTACATTGCTAACTGAATTTCGAGCACAGTACCATAGGAGAAATCTCTCGTGAACAGCACTAGTATGTAGTATTTAAGATTCAAACCCACCTGGCTACATCTGCCCGGCACATGCCCCGCACACCATCTCTATCACACACTTGCGGACCTTCCTCTGTACGGAACTCCATGTCTGAGAACAACATATAGAACTCTTAATGATTTAGTCTAAATCTAAGTACTGCACAATACTACAATATTGCAAACTTGGTTTAGTCTGAAAGAAAACActaaaagtgaaaataaaatTCATCTTGCACCTAACTTTAGCTCAATTAAACCCAATGAATAgatgagctattcttccactggacgtgacagagaagacagaggctacatgtatgtacagtatttacagtagggctgtctccagctttgacatttttcggTGCCGATGTTTTAATTTTCCATTGTTAAATTTTATCTTAAATTACGgagatacatttttatcaatttcatgtcaaaaagttaagattttgggACGGACTGGGTGAAAAATTTTTTTGTCCCATTGCCCAACAAGCAACTtcccgtcctgggacggagggatgggtcctggagacagccctgatttacAGGTTCACTGACCAGGGAAATTTTCTTAGCttttttcaacaagtacaatgaacaatggACTATGCCTTAACGTTCAACCCTATTCCTATAAGGACTGCAGCCCTTTCTAGTACTAGCGtgtatgtcgggtgagcgacacagctgggatttgaactcaAGATTTCTTgctccagaggcagggtcactgaACTATGCATGCTTCTAAAACATTGATTTACTCCACCCTACTACAATTCTAAAATAGTAACTTTCAATAGATAGCTATAAACATCTAGAACTAGATATGCACAGTTTACCCcggaaaaaaacgaaaaaaatgctgtgtttgGAGTTACCCAGCCAagcctagcaaaaacctgccaaccatAAAACTAAAAAAGTGATATACCAAAGTTACCTGTTATGTAAATCCTTCAACAGATGTAGTCAATCTCAATATATCAACAAATAAACGTGATATGGAACAAAATTAAAATCATATGTCTCCTACCAGTGACGGGTCCCATTCTTAACCCTGGAGGCCTGACTACAGTGAAGTTGATGTCTTCACACCCCTGCAGGTACTGCTCCATCTGAGCCATGTTATACATGATCCGTCCCAGAAACAACGGTTTGACAATCCAGCGCATCATGAAAGACGGTGGATTGGACGGGTCATCTGGTTTAAAAAAGGAAAGGATTACATCTGAGAGTCGTTTCTTACTAGCATTATTCACATTACACAGATGCCAGCCACCTTGACTGGATGGTTGGATGCAAATTTGGCCATGTATGAACACTTAATTTCTgtgatttgagaaaaaaatggttCACTCTGTTACTGTACTAATGTTTTTCACATTACACAGATGCACAGTCATGTCAAGCATTTTCAACACTCATAATTCTACCACGTTCACCAAAAACGGCAACATTTTAAAAATACCAATGTAATCAAGGCTTGTTCAAGAAAGTCTTGATGAACACCTGGAAATTTTCTGTCATTCTTTCTTCACCAATCTTGTTTCATATTGCGGGCCGGTTCATCTTTTTCATCAATCTTCTTCAATGTAACGTCAGTggtcttttagggtacccacaaTTTGTAGATTATTACTACATCAGAGATGGGGTGATATTCTGTCATGCTTTCTTGTTTTATCTCAATGGTTTGCATCATAAGATATCCCATTATCAACTGCAGTAGATTAAAAAACAAGCGATTATTGGAAAATGAAAACGATTTACCTGTTGTGAACCAGGAGGTCACACACACAAGGCGCTTGACCTTGTTCTTTCTCATGGCGGCGACGATGACCTCCATGGAGTCTGTGTAAAGTGTGACCGACCAAGGCCAGGTCCTGCCTGCAAAATGGAGACGGAACTGTAATGTGAGACCAACTTGCACCAACATTTCTTGGGAACTGTGATGTGAGACCCACTTACACCTTTCCAACATTTCAAgttatataaggagaaattcaaactctacaactggataaaaattcagagatttatttccggacgtttcgagtgacatccatcactcttcttcagcgtcactaaagtgaactagcagaactaaccagtacttatatacaataactagaaaaaacggtttttacatggcaaatcacacagtcatgcatcagcgacattgtaatgtatttttatccagttgtagagtttgaatttctccttatatattgtttatctggatgtctaaccttcacaaacgtaacaTTTCAAGTTATTCTGCTATCTTCTTTGCAGTATTTAAAATATTGTATATTTAGGGTGGCAAGTTAAGCACTATAACACTTTTATGACAAAATAGCACTCTTAGGGTATCCTTCAGAATGATGAGGATTATTACATACTTCCCAGACAGGATAAGACGACGTCTTTGTCTTGCAGATGTGGTTCTACAGTATCAGCAGAGGAAAAGTCGATCTTCTCAATctgtggaaaatgaaaaaaaaatcagatggTTAATGCTCTGAAATCTCCCACACGTTCTCTTCTTATTGAATTACACAAACTATAGGTTAAAATAATGTCTACTGTCATAATTGTGCATACTTTGGGGATTGCTGATGCTACATTTAGTAGATCTTTTACTTACTGCAAaatctttttaaccttctcagaAAGGCTtaatgtaattcttgatttgttaagaGTAACTTTATTTTAGGTACTTTAACGGTTGCTAgtcaaaaaaaatcacaaattgAAGCAAACCTTGAGTTCCTTATTTGGCACCAAACCCACCATCTTGTCAGGGTCTCTCACCAGGGCTGTGACATCATGACCTTGGGCAAGTGCCTGCTGCACGACCTCTACACCTAGAAAGGGAACAACATGGCGGGTAACATCATCTCTTATCGATGTAACGttagggcttgaaatactagtagGGTGCATAtacttagcctggatgccagacccccaaactctgaaatatttaTGGAGAAAATTTCCCCACACAGCAGACCAGACCCCCACACAATAGattatcaaatatttcaaagtttgggggtctggcatccaggctagcataTGCTGGGCTTGTAATACTAGCAGGGTGCATATGTTGGGCTTGAAATCCCAGCAGGGTGTATATATATGCTGTGTTGTacccaaaattttgaaatgtgcaCCTGATTTCTccactaatgcagcatcagtataATCCCCAAGGCTGCTGAGACACACTTTTTTTTAGCTCAGAGtatgagagttgatgttatATCCTTCTGTTTTCTTGCCAAATCCTttaattcattaaaaaaactcaTTTCTACTGCAATGTACAATATCAAATTAAACATTGTCAACATATCGCAACTGACAAGAACTCAAACAATATTGTGAAAGTAATGCAAACCTAACCTGTAGGGCCAGTGGCCCCAAACACTGCCAGTCTCATCGTCCTACTGATGAAGTATCAGGAAGTCTGTCCAGCAGTTCTGAAGTGTAGTAGACTAGTAGTTCTGTCCTAACCAGTCTATTGTATtggaagatgaaaacagaatatTCATGCCTTGCAATTATGGACATGTTATTATCATACCAGTAacaccaacactggaagaaaatctgtATCTGgctttgtatctgtatagccggtataaccgcccttcggcttGACACACCAGCTAATCTgttattgataaacaaaattCTAAGTATACGATAAAATGTACTAGGATGGTCAAACTTAATAGTGTGTGGggtaaacaaagaaaatgtataGGATGGGCCAGGCAGTGATAGGACATTTGTTTACCAAACAGCAGCCCCTAAAGACATAAAACGTCATAAAACTAAGCGTTTAACAAGCCAGCAccatacctctgcttggatgtAAGGAAACTTGCCATTTGGTCAGTAACCACTACAGGAACCCcaaggagtgtcagacatctgttgtgaatttagctgttgtgacaaacaaaggtcctatcattgtctggctcatcctaccagttttctttgtttccttgtaATCTAtttgactattgacataacagaaaaAGGCTGTTTCTAAACAACACTAAAATATGGACATCGAACCTTCCACTTCAATTTATTGAATATTTGTACTGGCCTTGAGGATACCTTGAGGATTCCAGGCCTGTGTACTTCAATGGAACTTATTTTGCCAGTCTTGGTGGAATAGCTTATAGCTGCACACCCCTCCCCAACAATAGGCGCTGTTTTCCATCCAGTCCACCCACATCTGGAattgcattgacccagtttttcctcatgTACGCCAAACCCCCATCAATGCCCCTGGGGCCCAAAAAGAGTAGACAGACCAGCTTTTTCCGTTCACCCTCCATGATCCTCCATGCCAGTAGCCTTGCTGTATCAAATTTCACAACATGAAACACGTCTTATATAGCTGTTACGTCACTCCTAACGTTACTCCCGACTTCTACCCGCAGATTGCTGGATCCCACCTCATTCCCAACCGACACTTAACGGCTTTGGTCTAGCCAACAAGAAGCACCGCTTAAATGACGTACAAACGCGCCAAGGAGGCACAAAAACGAGCTCAAGTTATACACAAACATCTTCTAGGAGCTTCAGCAAACACAGAAAGCGACTGTTATGACAGGGGATTCCCCTAAATGCAAACAAACTTTCACTGAGGCGACTCACCAACTGTTGCATGCAGGCTGGTCGAAGGTCACTGTGGGAGGTCAATGACCCGAAACGGTGACCTCAATATTTGCATAAGCTGGCCATGTTggttcgattatatggatgcgaTCCACCCGCGCaccaattttcgtccgtttaaaaaaaaaaagtttcgaccatactgtcaatcgtacaaagcagctgagCAAAATGAGTaaagatatgatgtaaattgtAGAAACACTATCAGAAAACACTTCTTTTTAtctgatactaatgtcgtagaataccaaGTCAATTAAGTCATAGACGAAGAGATGAAATActcttttgtaacagttgtaaaaccttcctgaccatttTGATTTCATAAAAAATGAAGGCACCTCTTTTtaataaatcattttcattcaCACGGCCGCATGgtctaatttccaagcagatgtcggggtggacagttgaaaatgttttgaacCCTTGGCTTTTCTGACGACTGCAGTTTTCTGACCGGTCGGCTTTTCTGatccacaacatctgcttggagattagatatcGCAACAGAAATTCTGGTAACCTGATATctacaagcagatattggggcaACAAAACTTGATAtttaggtcaaagttgaaaggAGTATAACCAGGACGGGGGAATAGCGTTTTTCGTGGAATGAGTGAATTTGGGAATGAAtgagtggatggatggatggatggatggaagagTGAATGTGAGAGTGAACGGGGAGAACGAATCATACAGGTACTGTGTATTGGCgatatctgtttttttttttcttttattcaaagtTCTTATTTTCATTTACTAGACAGTCACCACAAACAAGGATTGAAAGCCATTCGAGGTTAGGGTGTGAGGTACTGTGAAATGCACTtaggttcgcgtggtttttatttcgcgctaaggcgaaaatggagtgttaataagaagtttattgcaagttcatgcccgtgggctaattgcaaatacatggtaaaaacatagagaaaaacatacatgcgtcagtaaactgtgtctgactttgttgtaacaataggctactggtactaaatacaattgttggctatatctaaactagctgggtttgacttctttttcggaagcagtggaagacgaaaagtcccactttttctagaatttgtgggttctgtgatttcaagagaaaggtagctttttgttcatccgtgagtgTGTAAAAGAAGGGGCacttcgtggtaacttgtttaaataattcggttctttcgtcactgttaaatagacacttggaaataaaatgtgtttcgttaATGATGgtcttaagtttgcggcagtgctatagtcacatactgctacagtattggacaaaaatgttcgcagtggttctaagttcgcggtgaaacggtcgacgcgaaaaccgcgaagataaaaccatcgcgaaccaagcaccaaggacagggaaacctTTCTTAGTGTGTCATTCTTATACTttcattgtacattcatgcctctAGCGGGTTGGTAAAGGTTGGGAATCTCATGCCTCAACATGTGTACAACAAGGTATTAACAGTATAGCAATACACGAGTTAAACAACCATGGTAGAAAAGAGTGTTGGACTAAGCTAACATGTGCGGATGTgggaacagatcatgtttcttatacaggGTTTAATGAATGCTTTTCACACGCCTGGGGATCGAGGTAAAGTGTTGATGATCCGTACACCAACTCTGTTGACAGTGTAGACTGTTAGGGAAAGCAGACGAGTGAGTGAATAAACGGAATCCCTGTAAATTGTGTGCgcaaaagttttcattttctcTCGTAACGCTGACTCTTATGTTCGTTTATCGTATCGAAAATCATATAGAACATGtaaaatttcattgttttggtaGTTAACATCACACAGATTACCATTATgttaatattttcatattgctgTTGCCACAATACTCTCATTTTGTCAACTTGAGTTTGTGTGATATGTGAATTTTGTTTGTGTTATTGCCTTGTTAGTTTGTTTATTGGTTACAGCCAGTCGCAACTTGAGCCCGTTGCCAGGCAACCTAATTGTTCGAACCATCGTGACGTCACGTTTAGAACATATCTTCATTGCAGATACGGGGTGCGGACGTGTAGAGGTAAGGCTCCCGCCAAAACCAGGAATTTCAGCCGTTAGACGGCGTGTCAACCGTTGAAAAGTGCCCCAAAATTGCTTTAGCCCTCGTTGCATCTACCACCACCATGGGACCGGGTTAGGTTGGTGAGAACCGGAGTTTATCGGCGTCAAAAGGACGACCTTTTATGTGAGAGAGTTCTGAGGACCCGCCATATTGAACTGCAGTTGTTGACACCATACGAATCGACAGCAGCATCATTACTTAGCATCACAGCCTGAGGTTAATAAGATTGTACAAGGACAGAAAATGTACTAACATGAACACACTTTATATCCTTCTACAGCAACATCACCACTCAGTTTGAAGTCACGGTAAACAGAAGTTACGGTAAGTAGTCTTTATGAGTATGATTTGTGGCACTTAGAAAAGTGGCACAACATTTTCTTGCACTTGAAACGTTAGAGGCTAGAGGCTCGTTAtggtttttttttaacaaagagcTCATGGGTTTTGGATGATTGAAGAAATAAAGCAAAGGTTCCGATGTTGTAGTAGAAAGTTAAGGGGCAACGTTTGGTTAGAAAAGGGGCCCGTAGTGTTGACATAAAACGTCAAAGAGTCACTTGAAAATGTTGGTTTTCTGGTTAAGATTTTATCCTGCTTCCATGTCAAGGTTAAGATTCTCTGATTTTAAGGAGAAGTAAAAATTGAAGCTAATGTTAGGAGGAAAGGTTTCCTTCCATTATTGTTGCACTATTATGATACTTGtgctgttttatttttaaaactTGAGCTTCATCGctagatttgtttctttgtcagtgTTAGATTTTTTTGGATGCCACAGGGGTGGAGCCAATTGTAACTTCTTTCAGTTCAATTGTTTGAGTCTTTATTGATCTATTGACTTAAATATCCCTTTGGCTTTTCTGGTGTCTTCATGTAACCATTTGTTCTATCTGGCCATCAAGTGAGACTATAGAGGGGCCATGTTAGGATTTCTTATTTCAGTTTATTTCTGGTGTTAAAATGGAGACAAAGCAACAAATGTAGGTTGGAAAATGTCCTCTATTTTAAATTATTTATCAGCTATATACTGAGTCCTTGAAACAGCAAGCGATTGAAGAAAACATCAAATTAAGTAGCAGATACTTTTCAGTATGTAGAAATAGATCATGAACAGTACAAGTCATGTTTaggagagaaaaaaatgtacttttgacaTAAATAGAGCAACAAACCTCTGGTATCAGATTACAAAATTCAATATTTTTGTCCCATCATTCCAGACATCCACCTTAACCAATATGGCCTACAAACGCCTGATCGAGCTCCGGGACTCGTACCAGTCATACCGcgcccccacccctccccccaaccCTGACACAGTTGATGAGGCCATCCAGAGAATGGAACGTGAAAGCCGCAACCTCCGACATGAGGCGAGACAAGACAGAGAAGTCAGGCGCCAAAGACCTCAGAGACCCTCTATGAACAACAGAAATAGGTGGGCAGTTACATCAACTTTACATTCATGTATGTCTGGAATCTTAGCTATTGAACCAAAAGATGTTATCTACATATGTTTCAGTCATCTTTCACTATCATCCTCAGGGCTTAAAGAACAACTCACTACTCCTTACAACCTTGTGATGTCCCAAATGTGACCGAGTCTATACCCTGAAAAAGTTACTGTTTGTTTCCTTTGTCAAAGGTTGCCCACACGTTATTTAAGGTTTCGATCacctaacactagtaacagcaAGTAGAACAGTTTTCAGCATGAGATTCTTCTACCAAAACTTTATCATTAAGAATCATCATCAGAGTTTGTATCATCTATTGAAAGTTGCTGTACATCTTGTATGAAAATGTGTCACTAGTATAACACTTCTTGTCTTACatcttgatatcatattttccaTTATACTTAATACTTTTACTTTCAGAGACAGTAAGGTGACAACCAGGGTTTGTTGACATCTTAGGCGAGATTTATACATAACCagtcattgtttgacgaatattctcGTAACTTGATACATAACCAGGTGTTGCGCTTCAGATTAAACTAGTCTCTAAAAAGGTCTTCATGTTTTTTACTTACCAATCTTAGATACGTCAGAACGTCCCCAACAGCAGAAGAGCGGGACAGAGCCATAGACGAGAACGCTGAGAGGATCTACCGGAGAAAGATGCACCTTCAGATGTTCGGGGAGGACCACAGCACCTCCAAGCTGCCATCCAAGCGACACAGCAAGACCGTGCGCGCGCCAGAGAAGCTCCACCAGCTCAAGCAGGACCGCCCAGACAAAGTGCCATTTAATAACGAGTATCATCACCATCAGATGGTGCGCGCCACGGCCATGTTCGGCGACGACCCCACCAAGAAGACCTCCAAGACCCGTAGAGCGCCGGCTCAACCCAGCCTGGTTAGTGTACAGGGGATGATGGGGGAGGAGAGGAGGCGGTACCAGATGTACTCTGACGAGGACGAAGAGATTTACATAACTGTGCAAAAGTGCCGCCCTGACAGACTGAAGCACGCGACTACCACGGACCTCTCCTCTGGCAGGACTGGTGAGGGCCTTGAATTAAAACAATGTGTTTTTAAGTATAGAGAAAGAATTTAGTACTCatcagaacttctggttttcagCCCTTTATCATGACGTGGACCAGTTGAATAGGAAGAGAGCTTGGTCCCACTAAGAAAAGTGTTTCATATCTTATTTTTTTTGGATCACTGCATTTTGAtaatatatatgttgtgtaacTTTGGCTGGTTGACATCAGAAGTATAATGAAATGTTTAATGCCTTAACTTCATCTTCATTCCTTTGAACAACAGTACAATGACTAGAACTTCAACTCCTGTTTGACTCTGCAACCATTTTGTATCCTGCAGCCACCAAGCTGCCACCCCTGGCTCCACAGCGCCACCATGTGACCAGGAAGGGTATTGCAGCAGACGGCAACACCTCTGCCTCCTCCATGGTGAGTACCAGCATATGTTTACTGACTTACTTGAATTTGCACAGTCAAGTAACAATCTTGTCAACATTATGCAAGCAAGCAAGCTTGAAAGAAGGAAACAACATGATGTTTTGGGATTAAGactttttctttactgtaaGAATGAAGTTACTTgcctatcaatcaatcaattgcaTCTGTGggcataaacttgtatgtacacatacacatgtatctttAGGATATTTTATTTTCAGCACGGGACCTTCAGGTGGTTGTGGTGACCCCTTAAGCTTAGGCCATCTAACTTATTCTAAAtgtgttgttgtcattgttaaAGACTTGTCTGATCTTCCCATCTTCTTCTCACAGTATTCATCATGAAGTGGGTGTCTTTACTCCtaaggaggaacccctcccttgactgactccattttttcttgttttcttgccaGTCTTGGCCATGTCAAGCCCAGGTGTTTTGCAGCTCAGAATGTCCACCTTATACACAGCTGCTCTCTGTCTCCTCCACTCTCTTGGTGTTAATACTCAGTAGCTCTGATTGTCCACCTGTCCAGTAGTCTCACTATCTACAAGACTTGACATTTCTGTCACCTCCAGCTGAGGGACCCAAAGCCTCCCACCGCCGCAAAGTCGGACATCTCCATGGCAACTCATCCGTACCGCCAGAAGCTATCCCGCCGCAGGACGAAAGACGCACGAGCCCTGAAGCGCCACTATGACGATCCAAGCGGCCCCGTGCGCGGCAAACATTAAGTACTCAGCTACTGATACAAAGGGAGGCCATCCGAAGGTTGGCCCGCACACAGCAAATTACCTTTACCTCTCTATTAGGGTCTGTACATGTCCTGAAAGAGAGGGTTTCCCTTTGGGTGTGTGCGGTAGTTCTAAGTAGACCCCAGGCTCCTCACAGCACTCTGGTGTGTGAGTCCTGAGCGGCTTGTCCGCGCTAAGACCACATCAGAGTGCTGGCATGCTATggaattgcttttttttcttttcaacatttttaaaTCTGGAAACTAATTTTGTTTGAATTTATTAATTTTATTTGAAactttttaatttatttgaatttatcttatttctatttttattattttttattctaTACATACACAATAGATAATTTTGTTACATAAAAAGTCTACATAAATATAACAGAATAAAACACAATAAATACCATTTCTACTGACAACATAACAAACCATTTCTGATGATAACACAAACAAACTGTGCAATTCCATAGTATTGCCCTGTCTGGCCAATCCTATAACATCACAGGATTGCTACTGTAATGCCATAGACAGTACAGCCAGCAAATTGTGCACACATACACGCGCATGCACACgcgcacacaaacacgcacgcacacttGAACAAACATGGTTGGTTACCGCATTCCATCTCAGTCCAGAATGGCCC
Coding sequences:
- the LOC136446946 gene encoding flavin reductase (NADPH)-like, giving the protein MRLAVFGATGPTGVEVVQQALAQGHDVTALVRDPDKMVGLVPNKELKIEKIDFSSADTVEPHLQDKDVVLSCLGSRTWPWSVTLYTDSMEVIVAAMRKNKVKRLVCVTSWFTTDDPSNPPSFMMRWIVKPLFLGRIMYNMAQMEQYLQGCEDINFTVVRPPGLRMGPVTDMEFRTEEGPQVCDRDGVRGMCRADVARFMLSTMTSEDWVRKCVAVIAVPKKYAS
- the LOC136447111 gene encoding uncharacterized protein, with the translated sequence MAYKRLIELRDSYQSYRAPTPPPNPDTVDEAIQRMERESRNLRHEARQDREVRRQRPQRPSMNNRNRYVRTSPTAEERDRAIDENAERIYRRKMHLQMFGEDHSTSKLPSKRHSKTVRAPEKLHQLKQDRPDKVPFNNEYHHHQMVRATAMFGDDPTKKTSKTRRAPAQPSLVSVQGMMGEERRRYQMYSDEDEEIYITVQKCRPDRLKHATTTDLSSGRTATKLPPLAPQRHHVTRKGIAADGNTSASSMLRDPKPPTAAKSDISMATHPYRQKLSRRRTKDARALKRHYDDPSGPVRGKH